aattagGATTGAATATTAAACATAACGATGAAGGATATTTTCTTCTATGTATTGAATTTGCCATTCCTTTTGTTTTTGTCACAGCCGGGCCCGATCGTGCCTGACGCTGATTGTGGGGTCACCAAAGGTTGTTTCTATAGCTGTGACAGCAATGAAGATTGTATGTTCCAAGTGACGTGGCAGGAGGCTGGAGATTTTATAGACTTTACAATGTCACATAATATCAGTGCTGCAGACAACGTGTGGATAGCCCTCGGCATATCGGACGATACCAACATGGTAGGAACTGCTTAATGAATTGGTTCAAATTTTCAGCATCAGAATCAGATGTTTTCAACCGTCACTTTCATAAAATCTACTTACCGGGgtacatacattatatcatatttgttACAGAAAAACACCAGCGTGGTCATGTGTAAAGAGATGAATGGCAGCATTTCAGTGGAGCTCGGCTATAATCCTGGATACGCATATAACACCGTGGCAACGGTATGTGTTCTATTAGCAATGATTTCAAGTTTTTGGTTAAACATATCACATAACACgaaaaatcaatcaatatacaaaaataatattgaaatacgGACGTCAATATCCGTTTAAAGAGAAATGCTGATAGTTCCCATGTTCGACAAATAATCAAGTTTGAAATACCACAACAGGACTAATTATCTCGATATGTCCCATCGATGACACGCATACCTGCTCACTCCTCCGAATAACTTGTTTCTAGGTTCATATTTTACGAACCTATAAGTCTAAATCCATGTTTCCTTTTATCATCACAGTTTTGGTTACCATTGTGCCCCATTGTCGATATTGTTTAAATCTGACACAGAGGTTTGATTCATCCTGATTTTCGTTTACTACCTTCCAGAATACCAGCGATCTTGTAAACACTAGTGGTTCACTCGAAGACGGAATATTCACTTGTAGATTCCAAAGGAGAAAGATAATTACTGAGTTTAACAACACTCTGTCGTTGACAACAAGACGCTTCGTCATTGTAGCTAACGGTTCCATATCATCTGGTAAGAGTGTTTACACTTAGAAAGATTGTTACTCTGATGATTTGATATCTTATCGCATTGTAGTACATAAAGTGATAGTATACTGGTTACACATATGGGTACTCTTTGCAATAATTCTCTTGGAAGCAGGCGCTATTGAAGTGGTGCGATATTTAACGTGAACGTATTGTGGCAACAGTATTACacgacgtcattataacgttgcgcttcgatTAAGGCGccaagatggcagacaggccGTGGTGTAGGTGAAGGAAACAAATGTTGCTTTTCCACAAAAAACAGCTCACTAAATCCTCATGAAACTGAATCtcgttttttttaaacagaatTCTGTGATAATTTTGATAAGGTAGCAACGTTAATCAGCATGCTGTGGAAATAAGGATAGCGGTACGAGGGTTTATGTTACAATGAAATGAAAAGAGCCCATTCACACGGGAGGGTGATTTACTAAACCAATTATGGCTTGATTGAGAGGACACTATTGCCTCACAGTATTGCTTCATGATGGAATAGTGCCCTCGGCTTCTTCTCGGatactattccatccctcgacagtACCACGAGGCAATAGTGCCggctcaaccaggccataatagatcaGTATCATTGAAATAATTCCATTTGTTAACGATGAAGGTCGATATAGATTGTTGATATTGTTTCTTTAGCTAAGATTGTTGAATCGTTGATTATCATGCTGGAAACCAATATATTTGAATCCTCGACGTTCTCTCCACAGGAATAAGTTTTTTCTCGTCCCTTTACAGTTAAATATCATCCTATCCAATATATTGTTTAACGCATGTGCAGAGACATACAACtacattacataatattttgGCTTGAACAGGATTGCCACAAAAGCACACAACCCCTCCGGCCGTAAGTTCGCAAAAAGAAGACTTCATCAATATACATcccgaacataccacagtcaaCCCAGGGGAGATAACAACACAGGTATGCCACAGTCATAGACAAATCACTAGTACTAGTgttaaaattgatataataaacaaatgcaAAAACGGTTCATATAGGCTGATTGTAATTGTGAAAACTATTAAATAACGGTAAATTTAATAGTTTATCCATTCATTTTAAGAATGGTTCAGACATCATTTGTCACATGTACCGCATATTTTAAAGACTTAAGTTTCCAACAACGTTAACCCCTGTTCACTATACCAAGAatgtgaaaatttaattttatcattataaattcGTCACAGCCCGGCCCGATCGTGCCTGATGCTGATTGTGGAGTCACCAAAGGTTGTTTCTCTGAATGTGACAGCAATGAAGATTGTATGTTCCAAGTGACGTGGCAGGAGGCTGGAGATTTTATAGACTTTACAATGTCACAGAATATTAGTGCTGCAGACAACGTGTGGATAGCCCTCGGTATATCGGACAATACCAACATGGTAGGAACTGCTTAATGGTTTGGTTCAAATTTTCAGCATCAGAATCAGATGTTTTCAGCCGTCACTTTCATAAAATCTACTTACCGGGgtacatacattatatcatatttgttACAGAAAAATACCAGCGTGGTCATGTGTAAAGAGATGAATGGCAGCATTTCAGTGGAGCTCGGCTATAATCCTGGATACGCATATAACACCGTGGCAACGGTATGTGTTCTATTAGCAATGATTTCAAGTTTTTGGTTAAACATATCACATAACACgaaaaatcaatcaatatacaaaaataatattgaaatacgGACGTCAATATCCGTTTAAAGAGAAATGCTGATAGTTCCCATGTTCGACAAATAATCAAGTTTGAAATACCACAACAGGACTAATTATCTCGATATGTCCCATCGATGACACGCATACCTGCTCACTCCTCCGAATAACTTGTTTCTAGGTTCATATTTTACGAACCTATAAGTCTAAATCCATGTTTCCTTTTATCATCACAGTTTTGGTTACAATTGTGCCCCATTGTCGATATTGTTTAAATCTGACACAGAGGTTTGATTCATCCTGATTTTCGTTTACTACCTTCCAGAATACCAGCGATCTTGTAAACACTAGTGGTTCACTCGAAGACGGAATATTCACTTGTAGATTCCAAAGGAGAAAGATAATTACTGAGTTTAACAACACTCTGTCGTTGACAACAAGACGCTTCGTCATTGTAGCTAACGGTTCCATATCATCTGGTAAGAGTGTTTACACTTAGAAAGATTGTTACTCTGATGATTTGATATCTTATCACATTGTAGTACATAAAGTGATAGTATACTGGTTACACATATGGGTACTCTTTGCAATAATTCTCTTGGAAGCAGGCGCTATTGAAGTGGTGCGATATTTAACGTGAACGTATTGTGGCAACAGTATTACacgacgtcattataacgttgcgcttcgatTAAGGCGccaagatggcagacaggccGTGGTGTAGGTGAAGGAaacaaatgttgcttttctacaaaAAACAGCTCACTAAATCCTCATGAAACTGAATCTCGTTTTTTTAAACAGAATTCTGTGATAATTTTGATAAGGTAGCAACGTTTATCAGCATGCTGTGGAAATAAGGATAGTGGTACGAGAGTTTATGTTACGATGAAATGAAAAGAGCCCATTCACATGGGAGGGTGATTTACTAAACCAATTATGGCTTGATTGAGAGGACACTATTGCCTCACAGTATTGCTTCATGATGGAATAGTGCCCTCGGCTTCTTCTCGGatactattccatccctcgacagtACCACGAGGCAATAGTGCCggctcaaccaggccataatagatcaGTATCATTGAAATAATTCCATTTGTTAACGATGAAGGTCGATATAGATTGTTGATATTGTTTCTTTAGCTAAGATTGTTGAATCGTTGATTATCATGCTGGAAACCAATATATTTGAATCCTCGACGTTCTCTCCACAGGAATAAGTTTTTTCTCGTCCCTTTACAGTTAAATATCATCCTATCCAATATATTGTTTAACGCATGTGCAGAGACATACAACtacattacataatattttgGCTTGAACAGGATTGCCACAAAAGCACACAACCCCTCCGGCCGTAAGTTCGCAAAAAGAAGACTTCATCAATATACATcccgaacataccacagtcaaCCCAGGGGAGATAACAACACAGGTATGCCACAGTCATAGACAAATCACTAGTACTAGTgttaaaattgatataataaacaaatgcaAAAACGGTTCATATAGGCTGATTGTAATTGTGAAAACTATTAAATAACGGTAAATTTAATAGTTTATCCATTCATTTTAAGAATGGTTCAGACATCATTTGTCACATGTACCGCATATTTTAAAGACTTAAGTTTCCAACAACGTTAACCCCTGTTCACTATACCAAGAatgtgaaaatttaattttatcattataaattcGTCACAGCCCGGCCCGATCGTGCCTGATGCTGATTGTGGAGTCACCAAAGGTTGTTTCTCTGAATGTGACAGCAATGAAGATTGTATGTTCCAAGTGACGTGGCAGGAGGCTGGAGATTTTATAGACTTTACGATGTCACAGAACATCAGTGCTGAAGACAACGTGTGGATAGCCCTCGGTATATCGGACGATACCAACATGGTAAGTGAATGTTAAttcgaaataaacaaaaagataATTCTGATCTGAGAAAATTTGTATCTTACACCATATTTCTACTATACCATATATGTGTTTTCTCAACTCTTTGGATTGCAATTGTTACATAACAAGTATGAACTCTGTTTTGATTGACAGACAATGTGACTTTTGATGACGTGATTCTGTGCATCTTTTGATTGGCTCTTACCTAACAGATCACTTTCATCATAGACTAATGTAAGAGCCTACATTGAATAAAGTCCTTTCGTtgtttttataatgtataaatgtcaattttgaggattatttatttgaattttctctttttaattaaagaaaaacaCCAGCGTGGTCATGTGTAAAAAGATGAATGGCAGCATTTCAGTGGAGCTCGGCTATAATCCTGGATACGCATATAACACCGTGGTAACGGTAATAGATTGAAAGATTTGTTCCTTCTGGTATTCGCCGTATTCACGAACAatcaatgatattattggtCACATGAGAATGCTGACGACATGAAAGACATGTGTTCCTGAATTGTTCATGAAACAAACATATTAATTACATCATATCAAGAAATCtagaataatatttttatagatTTACAATGCTGTAAGCAATATTTCGACATTATAAGTAgttattgtgtgtgttttagtacataaaatgttatgtaatccttgcaaaaaaaaagagaaaaaaattctCTCCTTCTAGGGGATTTAACTTTTCAGAGCTCTTGAGtctataaaattgatattatatatttttccagAACACCAGCGATCTCGTGAACACCAGTGGTTCACTCGAAGATGGTATATTCACTTGTAGATTTCAGAGAAGGAAAATAATAACCGACTTCAATAACGCGTTTTCACTGACAGAAAGACGTTTCCTGATTGTGGCTAATGGTACTTTATCATCTGGTAAGAtatcaaagatatcaaacatATTATTTATCTTATAGCTcatcatttgatatatataggaTCCTAAATGAGCATTCATTTCATGAGCCTTATATTTGgtaacacaaatttaagataatttgtatcacataactacaacgaCCTTCATTTCAAAGAATATTAACGCAAAAATGTGTTGAGAAAATCCAGCAGAAGCAGTCATTTTGTACTCCCGTCCGCGAATCCGAACGCCACTTTATTGTTTCATTCCTAAGTAACAATGGATTTCCTGTCCGACACAGCCAATGAAAGTCGCTCtaggttatattacactagtgacatacatgtacattaattaaaCACTCTTTATGTTGAAAGAATTTTTTCTAACAGGGATTCCACAGAAGCACACAACCCCTCCTAAAGTCAGTTTAGAAAAAGAAgatttcatcaatattcatCCAGAACATACCACGGTCAacccaggggagataaccacaCAGGTATGAGTTGAcagtaaatgaaaataaaatgatgctgactgtttacaatatatttctGCTACTTTCTGCTTTGTAATTAATTTGTATGTACAGTTACTTAGAGAGGCTTTTTTTCTCTTTTAGCCCGGCCCGATCGTGCCTGACGCTGATTGTGGAGTCACCAAAGGTTGTTTCTATAGCTGTGACAGCAATGAAGATTGTATGTTTCAAGTGACGTGGCGGGAGGCTGGAGATTTTATAGACTTTACAATGTCACAGAATATCAGTGCTGCAGACAACGCGTGGATAGCTCTCGGTATATCGGACGATACTAATATGGTGTGTACCCTTGTaccataaattttattttatcatgagGCTTAAGAATACCAAGAACcatgttttcttttaatcttAAAGCTAATCGCACATTGGTTTGTAGAAGGAAAAGCTATTACCAACAACTTGACTCATTCACCCTTGTAGACACATTTAAGCTCTTCTAAATCAACGACTTaatcagtccattatgaaatttcagggataGTTTACGTTATACGggtaaaaatatttgttatagaAAAACACCAGCGTGATCATGTGTAAGGAGATGAATGGCAGCATTTCAGTGGAGCTCGGCTATAATCCTGGATACGCATATAACACTATAGCAACGGTAGGCAAATTAGATTCTAAATAACaagtaaaaaaaagtttttgttttcattcacTTCGAACTTTGAATCAGACAAAGTCATGTTGATGTAGTATTATacattttcaattatatttCTTACGCAAATATTTGCTTTAATTCATTTCCAGAATACCAGCGATCTGGAAAACACCAGCGGTTCACTCGAGGACGGAGTCTTCACTTGTATATTCCAAAGGAGAAAGATTATCACTGATTTTAATGATACTTTCTCACTGATTGAGAAACGTTACATCATCGTGGCAAACGGCTCCTTAGTGTCTGGTAAGTGACATTGCAATGATTCAAATACGTTCAATATGAAGTATAgacatatttcaaaattatcacAGAGAAGTGCCTCCTTCCacattcaaaattatttgaCATGAAAAAATATGGTGAACATTTTCAAACAGGGATTCCACAGAAGCATACAACCCCTCCTACAGTCAGTTCAGAAAAAGAAGATTTCATCAATATACACCCAGATCATACCACGGTCAacccaggggagataactacacaGGTAAGCTGAAGTTGTCTTAACACAGGAAATCTTATTTTGCAGATAGCTTTTCCTTGTTAGTCTTTTTATATGACTGTAGGATTTTATTGATGTATTTTTACTACAATGATGTATCACAGATCATTAAGAAGCCCTCTTTATCCAGAAAATAAAGCAAGAACATTGTTACATATTGTTGTAGGCTTTCGTATTTGTAtactaaaaaatgttttcagCCCGGCCCGATCGTGCCTGATGCTGATTGTGGAGTCACCAAAGGTTGTTTCTATAGCTGTGAAAGCAATAAAGATTGTATGTTCGAGGTGACGTGGCAAGAAGCAGGAGATTTCATCGCATTTACAATATCACAGAATATAAGTGCTGAAGATAATGCATGGATAGCCCTCGGTATATCGGATGACACTAACATGGTAAGAGTAGGGGATTTATTTCAGGTACTGTACAGATACAAAGGGTAAATGAATGATACAATTGTTCACAGGctataatagaaatatttttaattctaTTTCTTTACTACAATTAGCATTTTGATTCGTCATAACAGTCtactttatataatataattaggAGACGAATAAATGAATATATCTTTATCGCTTTAAAGATTTATCAGTATAAATACTTTTTAAACATTATGGGGACTATTCTCACAATACTTTATTTCTTGAGATCTCTTTTACGGTTTATTTGGTTTACCCATATAACAAAACAAGCAATGTTAATTTACAGAAAAACACCAGCGTGATCATGTGTAAGGAAGTGAATGGCAGCATTTCAGTGGAGCTCGGCTATAATCCTGGATACGCATATAAAACCATGGCAACGGTAGATACAATTATTCCGATTCCTAGTTCTTCTGTTTCTCCGTTCTAGATcggtttatatattttgcttAATATGCAGAATATCGCTTAATACGCAGCAACACAATTTTCATTATAATGATTCAATGACTTTGTTCGcaaaaagataattataagATTAACGTTGATAAGTTTACATGCTTTGGAGGATTTCGGTTTCAGTAACTTTTATCAGAAACACTCTATCAGTGTactgttatattttatttcagaatacCTCTGATCTTATCAACACCGACGGATCTCACGTAGACGGAATCTTCAAATGCAGTTTTCGACGTAGGAAGATCATTGAGGACTTTAACAACACATTCAGTTTGACGGAAAATCGCTATCTCATTATTGCCAACGGTCTGATGTCGGCTggtaatatatcatttagaaTTCTATATAGAGCATATTTATAGAAAAGTTCGTCTCAGCAGTTCGATCAATAAATAGGTCATTGcttattacatatatgtatagtgtGCTCATTATTTATTTTCGTACAATTAGGTATCCCACAGAAGCACACAACGCCGCCAGTTGTAAGCCCTAATAAGGAGAATTTTATCCATATAGTCCCTGATACGACTCCGGTAAACCCAGGAGATATAACTACACAGGTAACAAATCTTTTGTTGATAGGCGGTAAAATTGAAGTGTTATTAATCCATTCAGGTTATGAgcataatgttaaaaatatgaaatatatcattaaacatATGATCACAGTCTTTCAGTCTCAAATTGATGAAAAACTATTTTGaacggaaaaaaatgaaattaaagttCTTGCTTACGAAACTAATGCTATCTCTGAATTGTCCGTAAGAATTTATTACAaaggccgttttcgattattaGGTTCTGATtaaaagacggacctggtgattttatattgttttcagacgagccttgacaaagccctcacaggcttGTATCAAAAGCTACAGCGTCAGGATTTgtacttgaaataattactttaacaaaCGGTCAAGCCGGcagttccgaataaacgaaaacggccgaAATCACAATggacttttttgttttgtttcccTATCACAGAGCGGGTCGACCATAGTAAAGGACCCGGAGTGTGGTAAAACAAAGGGCTGTTTCTCGGACTGTAAGGGACAAACATGTACATGCCTTGTCACATGGCAGAGTGAGCCCAAAACCAAGACCATACTGTTTGAAATAGCCTCCGTTGTAACACCTGGAGCAGACGACTGGATCGCTATAGGCTTATCTTCAAACGGGAAAATGGTATATACTCCTAAGAAACTTCACTTTACTTTTCGTATATACAAAAGTCCCGCATTAgtcaaacaaatgtatataggGATTGATACTTCTGTTCAATATCTATGAAGAACCGTAAAGTCCACAAAAGTTTCAATCataagaattattttttataaccGTCAccacatgtttattttttcacGTTTGAATTGAGTTTTGTGCCTTATACAAGCGACATAgtaatgtattgtatatgtatatttacaggCTAAATCTAGTGTGATGATGTGTATCCTGAAGAATGACGTAGTATCTGCAGAACTTGGTTACAACAACGACGACCCTAACTATCAACCACTTTCTAAcgtaaatgttttgttttacaaataaacgAATGATTGACAATGCATCCTTGTAAAcgtaaaaaaatagataaatcagGTGTGACATTTATACAACTCTTTCGAATGGAATTCTTCaaagaaatgataaaaagaaatgCATACAAGATATAGCATGCATACTTTAAAATAGTTGGACGCGTTAAACAGTTTTTCATATCTCGATGATATTTAAGATGTTTCAGTTATATGAAAGTCGTGTGTGTTTTTTGTACAATTGGTACAGAGTAGGAAGAACAAGTTACTGCGGTTAACGCAATTGTTCCTCAACATAGACTATATGTTGCATCAAAAAAGCAAAGATCATGAAAAATCTTCTTTTCATATATATAGGACGTCACTTATTTTGTATGTAGCGGTATATCAGGATTAAAAAGTCAGGAATGAATATCTTATGTGCGTTTATATTTTTTACCAAGTTTGTCATAGATAATTCACACACAGCTGCGCATAGGGTGTCCGAATATATCATCTTCTAATTTCTTACAGAAAACTGAATTCCTGTCCGATATGAGTGGTTCCATAGAAGGAAACATCATGAAATGTGTATTCCAAAGAGCGAATCAAGTCTCGGGTGCTTTAAGTGCCGATAGTAGCAAGATCTTTGATCTAAACAAACAATGGTACCTGTTATTTGCCCATGGACTAGCGCCATCAGGTAAAACTATATATGCAAATATAATAGCTATATAGTGAAAGTAGCACAGAATATTGACTGGCAGATTGGGCATAAATATAGTTAAATAGCTGAAGTCAAAATCAAACACTATTTTCCTTCTTATATTAGATTGCTATTCTGTTGTTACATTGCGCTGTTGATACTCAGTTTTGTTTCAATATATAGTATGCTTAGTGTATTATGTAAAACATGATGGCAGGAGTTCCCGAGAGACATAAGGAGAAACCAAAGACCAGCAAAGGAAAAGTAGATTTCCTTAAATCATCAGACACGGGAATCGGAAAGCAGGAGTCTGGCCTCGTTAAGTTACACGGTAGGTAGTTTAGCTATGATGGCTAGAATAAGGCATCAACGGTATTCTGTATGTATAGGTAAACGGTTTCCGCAAATTACAATAGCTAGCTGGGATTAAACTTACAAAACTgctatcaagtaataagattgaAATAATAGCAAAgcaaaaaaaatgtgaaatgtctaactataaacaaaaatgatctataaaaagataaaatagattttacatgtcatttcgTGTAGGTTTTCTGATGATACTTGCCTGGATTATATTATCCTCTTCTGGCATGCTGATTGCGAGGTATTTCAAGCCAGTTCTACACAAGAAAGTCCTGGGGAAACACCTATGGTTCCAGGTAAAGTATCACGATACATTGTCACTATAAATGAGGATAAGCATAACTTATTTTTGTTGACTTTGATTTCCTgtctatttcattttaatagGGAGCTTAGCACACAGCAATGCAAACACAGTAGTGCTAGGATACTATATAAAAATAAGATACATTAGATACAAATTGTATGTTACGTTATACATTTGCAATGACTGTACGATTTCTATGGGTATACCTTATTGGCACACAAACATGTATAATTGACGTTATGCATATTTCAGGTTCACAGGGCCTGTATGTGTACAGTTGTTGTTCTAACATCGATTGCCCTTATTGCTATATTTGTGGAAGTAGGAGGATATAGTCAGGTAAATattattcatacatgtatataacattttatatttctcCAATATTTGACAGGGTTATACCGCTGTTGCTAGGGAAAATATTAAAAGGGTCTTTCCCTACCTTGAGGGtaggacagagaaatctctaccAGAGAAGGAGATTCACGAatgtctaacccgaggcttgccgaatAGATATTTCGCTGTCCTAttctctaggtagggaatgatgtTTTTTGCCACTGTAATCCCCCCACCAAAGTCTTGAAATCAACAAATACGCGATTTATAAAAACAGCAAGGAATAATCAATAATGAATCAACTTGGCGATTTCCACTTTAGTTTGTCTAAAACTTTGTTTAACCTGTTGTACTGTGATAAACAAGAATctaaatcatttcaaaatattcacaGCCATAGaaattttatcttatattgTATGAAAACCTGTTAAGTAAGTCATTTTACTTGgtaaatataaaagaattatTGTGAAAGAACGATTGTGATGATTACTAGGTCAAAGATGAGCATGCGCGTGAAGGTCGAGTTCGAATGTGATATTGATTGTCCAATTGGTCTGCAAAggtaattttttatttgcatatgacGTTTTATAACGTCCGGTTAATCACGCGAATATGTTCTACGCGTGCAGGCTGTCTTGCCCTGGGTAAGAAATCTTACCCTCGCCGGAAGTGCAGATATCTCTGTCCGATGGGGTACaaaactctgtcttttaccgaGGTAGGGACAACATGCAATAATGTGACATCATCATTACATGCAGTGAcacgtcattaattttgacgCATTGCGAGGTTCTTATGATGACGGCACATTAGAAATGACTAAATTTCCATAAGTACAGGGggaaaagaatcaaacatgggtctgtcaggtggacagcCTCGGGTTGACAAGCCAAAAACTTCCACgaaggttgagatatccctgtccacctgacagatATGATATGATTTGTGGAAATTACGCTTTATTTTAACTATTTCATGTAACAAAATACTTGATGCAGAAAACTTTATCATTACTGTATCAACATTGTTCAACATCTGTAAGTTTCTTTTTAGATACATGCCTTTATAAAGTCATATTGCATTTCATTGCCTTGTAGATTAGTGTGCCAGACAGCATTTCTTACGTTAAAGTCCATCCTGTTCTTGGCATCATCATCGTGGTGTTGATGTTTCTGAATGTAAGTTTTGATAACattaacagtttattgtttaaTCTGAAAATGGAAATCTCGACAAAGAGGAAAACATTACTGATATCGATTTGatgaaaaaagttttaaaactcACACGTAATAATTAGAAAAATATGCATACTAGTAGCTTATGTAACATTACGTTTTTCCATACCTGTGATATTACATATAATTGAATAATATttaagatgaaaaaaataatgacaggTAATCGGTAGGGTCATATTTACGAAAATAATCATAACAAATATCGATGTTTCGGGGTACAGTAgtctttaacatttttttcagccAATGATGGCGTTTTTCCGCTGTGACCATGAACACCCCTACCGACCTGTATTTAACTGGCTTCATTGGGGCGTGGCATTAATCGTTCAATTTTTGGCGGGTAAGATATTCAAAATGGGGCGCTGATTCTTTTCGAGATTAGATATCAATACTATCATATATTTCTTTTCGGTATATCAAAAGGACATCATTCGCTCaaaaatatttagtat
The nucleotide sequence above comes from Argopecten irradians isolate NY chromosome 1, Ai_NY, whole genome shotgun sequence. Encoded proteins:
- the LOC138333385 gene encoding uncharacterized protein isoform X1, with amino-acid sequence MLSCVLYTVEQGTHTDPVPLHGRMNRLFYACMLGLAVTVVGTADTNNSTSTVQRRRLALDNDCDTDCFQKCDKFGCEFRVKWKKVGDYVEFDVQQDISTLTIISVWNAIGFSQDREMPGASVVMCIYNDLSMEIDIGYNKGHSYEKLRGASSTLKNKHGSVVDFIFTCSFQRRIDPDFPHEASLSQPAYLMVGQGEVGLITDQIYKHDRDPVISELKFDFIHSPDHPTTTYTPDITIKPAPFVLDPDCGKTKGCFRSCDDTGECSFQVTWQEAGDFIDFTMSQNISAPNNYWAALGISDDQNMKNTSVIMCKDFDGKITVELGYTPGYSYETVAKNTSDLVNTSGSLEDGIFNCNFQRRKIITDFNDSFPLIETHYVIVGYGQVINGTPIMHELFPTVSQQKEDFIHVGPEMTTVHPGDITTEPGPIVPDADCGVTKGCFYSCDSNEDCMFQVTWQEAGDFIDFTMSHNISAADNVWIALGISDDTNMKNTSVVMCKEMNGSISVELGYNPGYAYNTVATNTSDLVNTSGSLEDGIFTCRFQRRKIITEFNNTLSLTTRRFVIVANGSISSGLPQKHTTPPAVSSQKEDFINIHPEHTTVNPGEITTQPGPIVPDADCGVTKGCFSECDSNEDCMFQVTWQEAGDFIDFTMSQNISAADNVWIALGISDNTNMKNTSVVMCKEMNGSISVELGYNPGYAYNTVATNTSDLVNTSGSLEDGIFTCRFQRRKIITEFNNTLSLTTRRFVIVANGSISSGLPQKHTTPPAVSSQKEDFINIHPEHTTVNPGEITTQPGPIVPDADCGVTKGCFSECDSNEDCMFQVTWQEAGDFIDFTMSQNISAEDNVWIALGISDDTNMKNTSVVMCKKMNGSISVELGYNPGYAYNTVVTNTSDLVNTSGSLEDGIFTCRFQRRKIITDFNNAFSLTERRFLIVANGTLSSGIPQKHTTPPKVSLEKEDFINIHPEHTTVNPGEITTQPGPIVPDADCGVTKGCFYSCDSNEDCMFQVTWREAGDFIDFTMSQNISAADNAWIALGISDDTNMKNTSVIMCKEMNGSISVELGYNPGYAYNTIATNTSDLENTSGSLEDGVFTCIFQRRKIITDFNDTFSLIEKRYIIVANGSLVSGIPQKHTTPPTVSSEKEDFINIHPDHTTVNPGEITTQPGPIVPDADCGVTKGCFYSCESNKDCMFEVTWQEAGDFIAFTISQNISAEDNAWIALGISDDTNMKNTSVIMCKEVNGSISVELGYNPGYAYKTMATNTSDLINTDGSHVDGIFKCSFRRRKIIEDFNNTFSLTENRYLIIANGLMSAGIPQKHTTPPVVSPNKENFIHIVPDTTPVNPGDITTQSGSTIVKDPECGKTKGCFSDCKGQTCTCLVTWQSEPKTKTILFEIASVVTPGADDWIAIGLSSNGKMAKSSVMMCILKNDVVSAELGYNNDDPNYQPLSNKTEFLSDMSGSIEGNIMKCVFQRANQVSGALSADSSKIFDLNKQWYLLFAHGLAPSGVPERHKEKPKTSKGKVDFLKSSDTGIGKQESGLVKLHGFLMILAWIILSSSGMLIARYFKPVLHKKVLGKHLWFQVHRACMCTVVVLTSIALIAIFVEVGGYSQISVPDSISYVKVHPVLGIIIVVLMFLNPMMAFFRCDHEHPYRPVFNWLHWGVALIVQFLAGFNISFGFHLDKVNMPENKAVAVMFCYAATFIGMYVAFEITKCIRKRLYKPKPNDESEEFAEDINLVNNDDEEPGYTSFKFIFGFHVIAMLSYGITLMAMLLSG